The sequence AAATCAGCATCGCCACTGAAGCCGCAACCGCAACTTTAAAACTTGTTCTAGAATAAAATGGCCTTAGCGGAATAATTTTTGTTTCTTCAGACTTTATTGTCCTCTGAATCCGATTCAGCATTTTATTCTGAATTTCTTCTTTTGATCCTAACGCATCATCCCATTCTTCTGAAGTTTGAAAACTTTCGTAAAAATGCAACAACTGCTTATTCTCCTCCCGATTCGTATCGCCAGAAAGATATCTGTTTAATAACGTTAAGAATTCTTCTTTTTTCATTTTTTTTATTATTAATGCAGGAGTATATTAGGTAAGTATCTAAAAAGACATTTACCCCCTAGTCCAAATTCTATTTTTTTTTGATTTTTTTTATCCTTTTAAGAAAAACCTCGCCAGAAACCAGAAAATTCAACGCTTTAGGCTTATAATCGGCAAACATTTTTTGTTTTCTTTTAAAGATTTTCAGAAAGCCATAAAATCATCGCCGCGCCCAATGAGCTTCCCATCGACAAACGAATCGTTTGAAGTGCTTTTGTAATGTGATTTTCGACTGTTTTGATTGAAATATTCAAACGCTCAGCAATTTCTTTATGACTAAGCTGTTCTTCGCGACTCAGTTTATAAACAGCCTGACATTTTTCGGGAAGTGCCTCAATAATCAAATTAAGTTGTTGCACTAATTCTTCATGCATCAACTGTGTTTCGGGCGTTGTATATTGAAAACGTTTTTCTAAATCATCAAAAAGCTCGACCTTGATTTTGTCTTTATTCTTTTTTAAATGATTAAAAACTTGGTAACGTGCACAAGCATACATATAGCCTTTTAAAGAAATGTGGATTTCTAATTTTTCGCGATTGTGCCAAATGTTCATGAAGATATCCTGAATAATATCTTCGCACAATTCTTTATCTTTTATGATATTATAAGCCGAAATAAAAAGTGCCTGCCAAAAGGTATTGTACAATTCCGTCAACGCCGATTCATCTCCGGAGCGAAGACGATCAATTAAAATCTTATCTTGATTTGAGGATAACGATTGCAACTTTTTGGCTTTTGGAAAATTGAATAATTCGCAACAAACTTAATAATATTATCTAATAATCCTAATTTGCTCAACCACACAACGCGCGCTTAACATTATTCAAATAATTCCATGAAAGTCTCTAATCGCTATAAATTTGATAATTTCACAAACTTAAAAATCTAAAAAATTTGACTTTATATAATTTTTTAGATTTTAAAAACAGATTTTTCAAACAGCCCTTTGTTAAGATAAAATCATTTTTTTGTCAAGAATAGCTAAAATACCGTAGCCAATTTCTTAGATCGCAAATTTGAGCGAAAGCAACTTTTAGAAATTAGTAAAAAAACTTTACTATATTTTTTAACACTTAGTTTGAAAATACTCTAAGGCAAAAAAAAATCGGAAGAAACTTCCGATTTTAAATTTTTATGATTCACAACTGCTGCAGGTAACCAAACTTGTAACCAATTCTTTTGAAACACTCTGGCTTCTTTGGTAATACAAGCTTTTGATTCCGAGTTGCCAAGATTCGATCATTAATCTATTTACTTCTTTAATAGGCAATTCTGCAGGAATATTAAGATTTAAACTTTGTCCTTGATCTACAAATTTTTGACGAATCGCAGCTTGTTGTACAATTTCGAGCTGACTGATTTCTTTGAACGTTTTAAAAACGTCTTTTTCGGTTTGCGAAAGTTCTTCCATGTGCTGCACGCTTCCTCCATTTAGCATAATTCCTCTCCATACCTCTTCGTTGTCAAGGCCTTTGTTTTCCAGCAGTTTTTTTAAATATTTATTCTTGCGCATAAAATTTCCTTTGCTCAAACCTGCTTTGTAATAATTACTACTAAAAGGTTCAATTCCCGGAGAAGTTTGCCCTAAAATTGCTGATGATGACGTTGTTGGAGCAATAGCCATTGTAGTTGTATTTCGTCTTCCGTATCCTTTTAGCAATTCTGGTTCACCATAAATTCGGGCTAAGTCTTGAGTGGCTTTATCGGCTTTGTCGCTAATGTGTTTGAAAATTTCTGTTGTTTTCATTTTAGCTTCCAAGCCTTCAAACGGAATCATATTTTTCTGTAAATACGAATGCCATCCTAGAACTCCTAAACCTAAAGCACGATGTCTTTTTGCAAATTTATTCGCCGCAGAAAGATAATAATTGCCTTCGGTTTTCTCTATAAATTCCTGTAAAACGGCATCCAAGAAAAATATCGCCAATTTTACGGCTTCAGTATCTTTCCATTCCTCGTAAAGCTCCAAATTCATTGACGAAAGACAGCAAATAAATGATTCATCAAAATCAGATGGAAGCATAATTTCACTGCACAAATTACTCGCGTTGATACGCAGATTTTTATCTTTATAAACTTGCGGTTTGTTTTTATTTACGTTGTCACTGAAAAAAATATAAGGCAATCCTTTTTGCTGACGGCTTTCTAGGACTTTCGCCCAAATTTGGCGTTTTTCAATATCGCCGTCAATCATTTCTTGCATCCAATAATCAGGAACGCAAATTCCTGTGAATAAATTCTGAATTGGATTTCCAATGCTTTTTATCTTTAAAAATTCCTCAATATCAGGATGATCAACATCTAAATATGCTGCAAATGCGCCACGGCGAACGCCACCTTGCGAAATTGTATCCATTGCAGTATCAAAAAGTTTCATAAAACTTACGGCACCACTACTTTTTCCGTTATCAGTTACGGCGCTTCCTCGGCCACGCATTTCACCAAAATAACCTGAAGTTCCACCGCCAATCTTTGTTTGCATAATAACCTCGCCAAGCTTGTGCGTGATTCCTTCAATTTTATCCGGAATATGAACATTGAAACACGAAATTGGCAAACCTCGTTCTGTACCCATATTTGCCCAAACTGGCGAGCTGATGCTCATCCAGCCGCGTTCGATCATTTCAACAAAAGACTCTTTCAGTTCAGGTTTATAAAGTCTTCTAGCAGCCGCTGCACAAATTCTGTCAATTGCACCTTCGATCGTTTCACCTTTTAAAAGATAACCGCGATTCAATATTTGTTCACTTTCGGAGTTTTTCCACCACATTTTATTTCCAGCGTCGCTCATCGGTCTGCTTTCTTCATTTATATCTATAATATTCATCATTTTATGCTTTTAGAACAAATCATTTGCCGTTATACTCTTATCATGTTTCGTATATTCTACTGGTCTTTTTGCAAAAAAATCATCCAGACTGTTGGCAAAAACTTCTTCTTCAAACCACAACATTGCTTTATAATCTTCTGCAGAAACATCAAAAACAGTAGGAATTCCAATTTGTTTTAAACTTTCATCTAGTCTAAATTTCATGAAATTAACCAAATCTGGTTTTTTGATTGATTCGATTTCTCCATCTTCAAAAATCCAATCTAAAATATCGGATTCCACATCAATCGAATATTTAACGGTATCCCTAATCGTCAATAAAGTTGCATCGTCAAAATAATCTGGGAATTCCTCACGGATTTTATTAATAATATAAATGCCTCCATTCGCATGAATTTGTTCATCAATTGAAGTCCAAGCAATAATATTGCTCACATTTTTCATGTAGCCTTTGAATCTTGTAAACGAAAGCAAAATGGCAAACTGACTGAAAAGCGAAACATTTTCGATCAAAATACTGAACAAAATCAGCGAAACCATATACTTTTTATTGTCTTGCGAGCGTGTATCTTTTAAAACATTTGAAAGATAATCAACACGTTTGCGGATTACTGGAACATCAAGCAATTTTTCGAATTCATCATTATAGCCTAAAACTTCAAGTAAACGCGAATACGCTTCAGAATGTCTGAATTCGCATTCGGCAAAAGTAGTTCCGAGTCCATTGAATTCCGGTTTTGGAAAATGCTCATAAATATTTCCCCAAAAACTTTTCACTGCAACTTCAATTTGCGCAATGGCTAGTAAACTGTTTTTGATTGCTGTTTTTTCTGCCACTGACAAATGCGAATGAAAATCCTGCGTATCAGCAGTAAAATCGACCTCTGTATGAACCCAGTACGCTTTGTTTATAGCTTCAGTAAATTGCAATACCTCCGGGTATTCAAAAGGCTTATAATTGATTCTTTTATCAAAAATTGACATAATGTAAAATATTAAATGGTGGATAATTCATATTAACGAAATGCCGATTTGGGAGGTATTTTTGCATTCCGTTACTTACAAATTTAAGCCAGGCATTTTTGTTTTACTTTCTCTTTCATGTTAAAAATCGAAGCAATTATCAACAAGGAAAAATGCAGTTTTTTATTTGTTAAAAAAGTATTTATCAACAGCTCATTTTAAATCTATAATACGCAATAAACCAGTTATTTGAAAAGAATCTAAATTAAGTTGTCAACAGAAAAAATCTCTTTTATTCTTCTATTTAAAAAAACAGTTATCAACAGCAAACTCGAAAATGAGCAAAATTTCGTCTCTGAGCCTGTTACAAAAAACAGCTTTTGAAGTCTCATTTTAAGATCTAAAAAGTTCAAACTTTAAAAAAAACAGATTAAAAAAATAAAACTAATTGTTTAATTTTAAACAATTTACAAAAATTAAGAATTGTTTAAAGTCTAATTTCTAAATCTGAGTAAAGAAATAAAAATGAGTTTTTTCTCTTAAACAATTCTCAAAATAAATCAACATAAAATGACAACCGATATTATAGAATTGAATGACTTTATTGTTTTGATCGAACAATCAAACACAACAAAAACTATAATTCAAAGATGCGAAATTGACGGCGACGCAGTTGGATTTGCATTTTACGGATCAGGCAATGTCGAACTCGAAATCAAGCACAATAATCAGACAAAATATTTGACGAATACGACCGGTTTAGCGATTTGTTTTTTCGGAAATCAGAAAGTCGAATTCTCACATAAAATTGAGCCCGATAAACCTTTGCAATCCATCAGCATTTTTACAAAACTGAAGCATTTGAATTCGCTTCCGCAGGCCGAAAAAGAGATTTTTGAAAAACAGCTTCCAGAATTATTGAATCCGAAAGAACATTTTGTAAAAGGACCATCTTATTATATGACTTTAGACATGCAATTGGCGGTTCAAAAAATCTTCAATACGACTTATACGGGCAACACGCGATTATTATTTTTAAAAAGTCAGGTCAACGAACTTTTGGCTCATTTTTTTGCACTTTTGAGTACCGATGCTAAAATTGATTTTTCGGAAATTGACAAAAACAAATTGTATAAAGCGAAAGAAATTGTAACCACACATTATTCGAAACCACCATCAATTACGCAATTATCGCAAATGGTGGGTTTGAACAGCAATAAATTGAAAAAGAATTTTAAAGAGCTTTTTGGAATTCCTGTTTTCAAATATGTTCAGGAAGAACGACTTCATAAAGCGTATGAATTGCTACGCGAAAGCGAAAAAACCGTTCAAGAAGCTGCTTGGGAAGTGGGTTACGAAAGTTTGAGTTCGTTTTCAAACGCTTTTCATAAAAAATTTGGAATGCGACCGACTGAAGTTCGGCTTCAATTCCTTTCAAACAAATCATAATTCTTTTGCGACAAATGATTCATTTTTAATCTAATCAACTTTGTATCAGTATTCATTTAAAGAAATATTGATATGAGCAAAAAGAAAATTTTAGTCTTGGGTTCCAATGGGAAAACAGGGCGCAGAGTAATCGAAAGATTGAAAAACAATCCCGATGTCGAAATTCGTTTGGGTTCTCGATCTGAGAAAATTCCTTTTGATTGGGATAATCAACAAACTTGGAAAAATGTGCTGCAAGACATTCAAACCGTTTACATTACCTTTCAGCCTGATTTAGCCATTCCTTCTGCAGTTGATACAATACAGAAATTTACGCTTTTGGCAACAAAATTGGGCGTGCAAAAAATGGTTTTATTATCTGGAAGAGGTGAAAAAGAAGCGCAGCTTTGCGAAGAAATCGTAAAAGAAAATGCTAAAAACTGGACAATCGTTCGCGCAAGCTGGATCAATCAAAACTTTAGCGAAAGCATATTTTTAGAACCCATTTTAGCCGGAATTGTTGCTTTACCAAGAGCCGAAGCGCTTGAACCTTTCACAGATGCAGATGATATTGCTGATGTTGTTTTAGAATCTCTTTTAGATGAAAAACACAACGGAAAAACGTATGAATTAACTGGCCCAAGATTATTGACTTTTAAAGAAGCCGTAAATACAATTGCCGAAGCGAGTGGCCGAAATATCACTTTTCAGAGTTTATCATTAGATGAATATTCACAAATGCTTCGAGAATTTCAAGTTCCTGAAGATCATATTTGGCTTGCCAATTATCTTTTTGAGCAAGTTTTGGACGGAAGAAATTCGAATATAACTTCGGATATTGAAAAAGTTTTAGGCCGAAAAGCAAAGGATTTTACCGCTTACGCGAAAGAAACTGCCCAAACTGGAATTTGGAATTCTTAAAACTTCAAAGATGAATTATTTTAGAGCAACTTTATCGGGTTTCTTAGTTTGGATTTTGGTCAGTATTTCGTTTTATATTTTGGATCAAATTCCGTTTATAAAGAAATTCTTCTGGCTTCAATCGTTAATTGTTATGTGTGGAATTGTATTTTTTGGGATTTTTGGAGCTAAAATCTATTTCAGAAAAAATTCTCAGACAAATGGTTTGTTACTTGGAATCGCAATGTCGGCAACCGCTTTAATCTTGGATGTTTTGATAACCGTTCCTTTTGTAGAAATACCAAATAGAAGAAGTTATTACAGTTTTTTTACTAGTCCGGTTTTATGGCTTTTAGCAACTATTAATGTGCTTTCAGTTTATTTTTATTGGAAGAAAAACAATTATTTGAAGTTATAAAAAAACAAAAAGCTTGTTCAGATGAACAAGCTTTTGTTTTTCTAAAATGTGCTTTAAAGACATAGAAACATAGATTTATAATCTAATTAAAGAATGTAAAAGAGAAATATATTTCTTCCACATAGCAACTATGTGCATTTAAAATAAGTGAAACGCCTTTTTGTAGCAACAAAATCTATGTTTCTATGTGTTAAAACAAATATCTGATTAGGCGATTAAATCTTTAACTTTCTTTTTTGCCAATTGATCTACGCGCCATATTAAAAACACAGTAAATAGTGTAACTACTGCAATTACATAGCCTAGAATATCGTAATTTTCAAGCGGTGAAGTTTTTGTCTCTTGATGTACAATAAAACCCGCACAAACTGCCGCGATCCCGCCGGCAATTTGCTGTAATGATGAGGTAATAGACATATACGCCCCTCTGTCTTTCATATCAGGAATTGCAGTATTTAGAGTCGTTGCTGGAATCATACGGCTCATGATTCCCATAAATAAAACCATATTGATCACCACTATTTCCCAAAGCGGAATTGGATTAAGATTGGTATAAATCAATATCATGATCATTGATATTGAAGATCCTATCGCAAATAATTTAAACTTGCTTACTTTGTCACTTAATTTACCAATAAGCGGCATGATGACCAAAACTGAAAGTCCCGTAAAGAAAAATACCATTGGCAGTTCAAGCTGGCTGATATGAATATTATTTACTAAAAAAGCACTTCCGAAAGGCTGCAACATAAATCCTCCAACAGAAAGAAATGCAATTGCGGCAAAACCTACTTGATATTGCTTGTTGCTTATAGTATGCCAAAGATGCAAAAACGGACTTTTATCTGATTGCAATTCCAAGTGTTTTGTTATTGGTGGTATTTGTGTAAAAACGGCAATAAGAATCAGCACAGCTAAAACCGCGATCATAATAAAAGCAGAATGCCATCCCCAGTTATTGGCAAAATACAACCCAACCGGAATTCCTAAAATCTGGCTTGTTGCAAAAGCCATTTGTATAACGCTCATAACGCGTCCGCGCTGTTGGATTAGGAATAAATCAGTCACAATGGCTAGCGATATTGAACCAATTACGCCACCAAAAAGTCCGGTCACAATACGCGCCATAAGCAACATTATGTAACCTGTAGAAAGCGCACAAAAAACCGTTCCGATAATAAATCCGATGTAAAAGAAAATCAATAGTTTTTTTCGGTCAAATTTATCAGCAAAACCTGCCGCTAATAACCCGGAAATTCCGGCACTAAAAGCATAGGCAGATACAGCAAAACCAAAGTTTGATGTTGTCATATCTAATGTTTTCATTAAAATATCTCCAAGCGGAGAAATAACCATAAAATCAAGTATGACAGTAAATTGTAAAAGTGCTAATATGGCAATAATAATTTTTTGATTTGAAGTGAAAGCTGGGCTTTCAATGGTAGTTTTTTCCATTTAATAATTTGAATTTTTAAGATAATTCCTGGCACGCATGGCCGAAATCGCGAATCAATTTTATAATTTCTTCTGGTTTCAATGTTTCCGAAACCACTCGAAGAACGCAATCAACGTCTTCGCAATCAATACTCCAATCCTGAATTTGCGGATGATTGCTAAGAATTTGATAGGCAATAGAACTAGAATCTATAGTTCCAATATTAGTTTTAAAAATATGTATTGTGTTTAAATCTGTTTCCATGATTTTTCAAGGTTTTAAGCCTTTAACAGCTGCTTGAAAGGCTTCTTTCATAATTTCTTTCGTAAGCACAAATGGTTTTCCTCCCATACTTTTGCGTTCGGCATGCATGTTCAGCAAGGTATAAAGAGGTCCGTATGCCACACACCAAAATGCTTCAAAACTCATTGGGAGAAGTTCTTTGTTTTGAAGTGCATTTTCTGTAAATTGGTTCATAATGGCTCGAAAATCGGCAAACTCACTAATCGAGTCCAAAATGATTTCTCCGTGTGGCGAGTGTTTGATGATTTCAAAAAATGCAACTTCTTTAGGATATTTCATTGCAAAGTTGGCGCGGTTTTCCCATTGTTTCCACAAACCTTCTTCAAATGGCAGGTCTGGCGAAAAGTCTTTAATAGTGCTTTTGAAAAACTTCAGCCCGATCTTGGCTCCTATTTTTTGAATCAAATCATCTTTGTCAGCATAATAAATATAGAGCGTACCAACAGAAATTGAACAGGCTTTCGCCAATTTATTCATACTGAAACCTTGAAATCCTTCCTGCACGATTTGGTCAATCGCCATTTCAATAACCAATTTTTCCTTATCAATATCTCTAATTCTCATAGCTGTATTTTTTTGACAAAGATAAAACAATAAATGAATGAACGCTTTTTTATTTTTTTTTTTTACTGTGATTTGTTAGAAGTAAAATGTGAAATGCACTACGTAACTTCTTTTCATAAAAAAAGTCTGTAAACAAAACGCTGACAGACTTTAAAAAACACTAAACAAATTAAATTACTTTCTTCTCAAAATACTCACTTCTTGCTTCTTGGCTCTTTCATCTCACTTCCCACTTCTCACCAAAGAAACATCATCAATAAAACAAAAAGATTTTGCTTTTCCATTGGCAAGAAAACCAACTTCGGCCTTTCCTCCTTTTACTTTTATATCTTTTATGACAATTGTTTTCCAATCGACATTTTCTTCTTTGATGGCAAACTGAAATTTCTTTCCGCCAGTTTCTGCATAGATTTCGAGATTATTAAAACCTTTGCTATTTTTTACTTTCGCAGTCAAAGTATAAAGTCCGTCTTCAAGTTTTACATATGGCGATGATTCAATTTTTTGAAAAACTTTTCGATTAAAATCAACTTTATCACTAATATTCAAGCTCTTTTCTCCAATAACCGTTTTTCTTTCTAATTGCGTATTAAAATGATTTAAAACTGGTGAAGTAACAGTATCTAAACTTATTTTATTTCCTTCAATAGCTTCGGTTGCCCAGCCGGTCATCTGAATTTGAACGGGTTTTACAGGACTCGGAATATGTCTACGATCGGCTTCAAAACTTCCGTTTCTCACATAATTATTAGCGACGTCGACTTTCCATTTTCCCGTTTTGGCATCCAAATTCCAAGCGCTCAGCGAATTAAAATAGGGCTCACTTCCATCAAAAGACATTGGACACCATTGGTTATACCCTAAACCATTTCCAGCAAAATTGGCCCAACGGTCGCCACAATACACAATTGTTTCCTGTTGCGTTCCTTTTACAGAAAAGAAAAATCCTGTTTGCGAAACGTGGGCAAAATCTTCTTCAGCTCCTTTTGTAACCAGCATTTCATTCGTTGGACGATATGGACCACGAATATCATCGGCAACTAAATAATAAGCAAAGGAAGAATCCCAACCGTAGATGTTTGAAGCATACATATAATACTTGTTTTTGTATTTGAACATGCAGTTTCCTTCTCGGCTTTCGCCTTTAAAAATTTCGGTACAATCTAAAAGATTTACTTTTCCATCTTTTATTCCAATTTCAGAAACATAAATTTTATTTCGTCCTTTTCCATAAGAATAAATCAAATATGATTTTCCGGTATCTTCATCGGTAAAAACGGTTTGGTCGCCAGTATTGCTGGTTCCAATCATTTTTTCCATATTTATTTTCTGATGCCAGACAAACTGGCCTGTAGGCGAATCTGAAAGCGTGATTAAAACTTCGCTTCCATGTTGTACAAATAAGGCATATTTATTCATTTCTTTTATAAAAGCGACGCCTAAACGTCCTACCCAGGTTTTTCCTGATTTATTGACTTCGTCTTTTGTCAAGACATTGGCTTCAAGTGTCCAATTAACCAAATCATCTGAACTATAGCAAGTAACAGCTTCAAAATTATTGACATCGAGCGTAATAGATGGATCTTTACGATAGAGATCGGCTTCAGCATAATGAACACCATACCAAAAGTATTTTTGCTTTCCTGTTTTTGGATCTGGAAATTTAAAAATCCCACCTCCTTGACTATTAAGCGGAAGTCCGTCTTTGGTATTCCAAAAAACATCATTTTTGATGGTGCGATTCTGGGCTATCATTTTTTGTGATATTCCAAAAGAAAACATTGCAAGAACAACGCTTAAGAAATACCAATTTTGAATTTTCATAATTATTACGGTTAGTTAGTTCGTAATAAAATTATTGAATCACGCTAAAGTTTGCGTCATGTACTATCCTGTTTAATAATAGATATTTAAGATTATGGCAGATTTTGAATTGTCTATAATTTTTTCAAGTCTTTTAAAAAAGACTTCGCTCACCATAGGGCAACCGTGGCTTCGAGAAATATAATAGTCCTGCTCTTCTTCAGGGACGGCTGAATACGAATGCAAAACAACGGCTCTTTTTAAGGCATTGCTGTTGCTTTGGTCCAAACCATTTAATTTGTAAGATTTTCCGAACATTCCTTTATAAGATTTTCCAATTGCATATCGGCCTAAAGATGTAGCATTTGAATTGGGTTCATTACTAAATTTCAAGCTTCCCGCAACTCCAGTTTCTGATCCGCAACCATGCGCAACAAGTCCTTCGTCTATAATTTTGTCGTTTTCTAAATCATAAACAAAAAATCTGTTTTTGCCAGACTTGATTTTCATATCAATAAAAAAAGCAATTTTAGTATTATAAGAAGGACTGCTTTTGATTTTTTCTTTAACTTCAGCAAGCTGATTATTGAATCGTTCAACATCTGTTTCTGTCCAATTTTCTTTGCCTGATATTACATTTGGATTTCCAAAAACAGACAGGGAAAGGAATATGATTAAATTGAAAATTTTCATAAAAGCGGTATTAAAAATTTATCCAGAACAACTTTTCAAAAAAATTGTTTTTTACGATGCAAATTTACCACGCCACTCCCTTAAAAATTAGGACATAAAAGACTTAAAAACAATAAAATAAGATATAATTATCAACGAAAAAAAGATTTATATTTTTCAAAAAAAACTTCAAAATAAGCGTCTTTATTGAGGTTTTCTAGTTTATCGCATTTTTGCGAGAACAGACTCTTAAACTTCAAAACTAAAACACTGAACTAAAGTCTTTTACAATAAGAATTTTAAGATTAATTCTTTTTTATATGCTTAATATTGTATAACTTGCATATAGCAAATAAAAAATCTACACATTATGAAAAAAATTCTATTCTCTATTTTAGTAGTTGCGATTAGTATAATGTATCAGCCGATTTTTTCGCAAACCGAGGATACCGAACCAGCTTTAGGATTGCCCGGTGACAATTTAGATCTTTATGCTGTTCTGAGTCTTTTTCAAAAATCAAAAACAATTGAAGAATTTGAAAAAAAATTAAATCTTGAAGAAACTGGGATCAATAACTTGGATCTTAATCTGGATAAAAAAGTAGATTTTATAAAAGTAGTCACCAAAAAGAATGGCAATTCCTTCACTTTCATTCTTCAAGTAAATGTAAATAAAAGTGAAACTCAGGATGTCGCAA comes from Flavobacterium sp. KACC 22761 and encodes:
- a CDS encoding TetR/AcrR family transcriptional regulator gives rise to the protein MRIRDIDKEKLVIEMAIDQIVQEGFQGFSMNKLAKACSISVGTLYIYYADKDDLIQKIGAKIGLKFFKSTIKDFSPDLPFEEGLWKQWENRANFAMKYPKEVAFFEIIKHSPHGEIILDSISEFADFRAIMNQFTENALQNKELLPMSFEAFWCVAYGPLYTLLNMHAERKSMGGKPFVLTKEIMKEAFQAAVKGLKP
- a CDS encoding ribonucleoside-diphosphate reductase subunit alpha; the encoded protein is MNIIDINEESRPMSDAGNKMWWKNSESEQILNRGYLLKGETIEGAIDRICAAAARRLYKPELKESFVEMIERGWMSISSPVWANMGTERGLPISCFNVHIPDKIEGITHKLGEVIMQTKIGGGTSGYFGEMRGRGSAVTDNGKSSGAVSFMKLFDTAMDTISQGGVRRGAFAAYLDVDHPDIEEFLKIKSIGNPIQNLFTGICVPDYWMQEMIDGDIEKRQIWAKVLESRQQKGLPYIFFSDNVNKNKPQVYKDKNLRINASNLCSEIMLPSDFDESFICCLSSMNLELYEEWKDTEAVKLAIFFLDAVLQEFIEKTEGNYYLSAANKFAKRHRALGLGVLGWHSYLQKNMIPFEGLEAKMKTTEIFKHISDKADKATQDLARIYGEPELLKGYGRRNTTTMAIAPTTSSSAILGQTSPGIEPFSSNYYKAGLSKGNFMRKNKYLKKLLENKGLDNEEVWRGIMLNGGSVQHMEELSQTEKDVFKTFKEISQLEIVQQAAIRQKFVDQGQSLNLNIPAELPIKEVNRLMIESWQLGIKSLYYQRSQSVSKELVTSLVTCSSCES
- a CDS encoding RNA polymerase sigma-70 factor, encoding MQSLSSNQDKILIDRLRSGDESALTELYNTFWQALFISAYNIIKDKELCEDIIQDIFMNIWHNREKLEIHISLKGYMYACARYQVFNHLKKNKDKIKVELFDDLEKRFQYTTPETQLMHEELVQQLNLIIEALPEKCQAVYKLSREEQLSHKEIAERLNISIKTVENHITKALQTIRLSMGSSLGAAMILWLSENL
- a CDS encoding MFS transporter, whose amino-acid sequence is MEKTTIESPAFTSNQKIIIAILALLQFTVILDFMVISPLGDILMKTLDMTTSNFGFAVSAYAFSAGISGLLAAGFADKFDRKKLLIFFYIGFIIGTVFCALSTGYIMLLMARIVTGLFGGVIGSISLAIVTDLFLIQQRGRVMSVIQMAFATSQILGIPVGLYFANNWGWHSAFIMIAVLAVLILIAVFTQIPPITKHLELQSDKSPFLHLWHTISNKQYQVGFAAIAFLSVGGFMLQPFGSAFLVNNIHISQLELPMVFFFTGLSVLVIMPLIGKLSDKVSKFKLFAIGSSISMIMILIYTNLNPIPLWEIVVINMVLFMGIMSRMIPATTLNTAIPDMKDRGAYMSITSSLQQIAGGIAAVCAGFIVHQETKTSPLENYDILGYVIAVVTLFTVFLIWRVDQLAKKKVKDLIA
- a CDS encoding AraC family transcriptional regulator, with the protein product MTTDIIELNDFIVLIEQSNTTKTIIQRCEIDGDAVGFAFYGSGNVELEIKHNNQTKYLTNTTGLAICFFGNQKVEFSHKIEPDKPLQSISIFTKLKHLNSLPQAEKEIFEKQLPELLNPKEHFVKGPSYYMTLDMQLAVQKIFNTTYTGNTRLLFLKSQVNELLAHFFALLSTDAKIDFSEIDKNKLYKAKEIVTTHYSKPPSITQLSQMVGLNSNKLKKNFKELFGIPVFKYVQEERLHKAYELLRESEKTVQEAAWEVGYESLSSFSNAFHKKFGMRPTEVRLQFLSNKS
- a CDS encoding DUF5367 family protein — its product is MNYFRATLSGFLVWILVSISFYILDQIPFIKKFFWLQSLIVMCGIVFFGIFGAKIYFRKNSQTNGLLLGIAMSATALILDVLITVPFVEIPNRRSYYSFFTSPVLWLLATINVLSVYFYWKKNNYLKL
- a CDS encoding ribonucleotide-diphosphate reductase subunit beta; its protein translation is MSIFDKRINYKPFEYPEVLQFTEAINKAYWVHTEVDFTADTQDFHSHLSVAEKTAIKNSLLAIAQIEVAVKSFWGNIYEHFPKPEFNGLGTTFAECEFRHSEAYSRLLEVLGYNDEFEKLLDVPVIRKRVDYLSNVLKDTRSQDNKKYMVSLILFSILIENVSLFSQFAILLSFTRFKGYMKNVSNIIAWTSIDEQIHANGGIYIINKIREEFPDYFDDATLLTIRDTVKYSIDVESDILDWIFEDGEIESIKKPDLVNFMKFRLDESLKQIGIPTVFDVSAEDYKAMLWFEEEVFANSLDDFFAKRPVEYTKHDKSITANDLF
- a CDS encoding family 43 glycosylhydrolase — encoded protein: MKIQNWYFLSVVLAMFSFGISQKMIAQNRTIKNDVFWNTKDGLPLNSQGGGIFKFPDPKTGKQKYFWYGVHYAEADLYRKDPSITLDVNNFEAVTCYSSDDLVNWTLEANVLTKDEVNKSGKTWVGRLGVAFIKEMNKYALFVQHGSEVLITLSDSPTGQFVWHQKINMEKMIGTSNTGDQTVFTDEDTGKSYLIYSYGKGRNKIYVSEIGIKDGKVNLLDCTEIFKGESREGNCMFKYKNKYYMYASNIYGWDSSFAYYLVADDIRGPYRPTNEMLVTKGAEEDFAHVSQTGFFFSVKGTQQETIVYCGDRWANFAGNGLGYNQWCPMSFDGSEPYFNSLSAWNLDAKTGKWKVDVANNYVRNGSFEADRRHIPSPVKPVQIQMTGWATEAIEGNKISLDTVTSPVLNHFNTQLERKTVIGEKSLNISDKVDFNRKVFQKIESSPYVKLEDGLYTLTAKVKNSKGFNNLEIYAETGGKKFQFAIKEENVDWKTIVIKDIKVKGGKAEVGFLANGKAKSFCFIDDVSLVRSGK
- a CDS encoding NmrA family transcriptional regulator is translated as MSKKKILVLGSNGKTGRRVIERLKNNPDVEIRLGSRSEKIPFDWDNQQTWKNVLQDIQTVYITFQPDLAIPSAVDTIQKFTLLATKLGVQKMVLLSGRGEKEAQLCEEIVKENAKNWTIVRASWINQNFSESIFLEPILAGIVALPRAEALEPFTDADDIADVVLESLLDEKHNGKTYELTGPRLLTFKEAVNTIAEASGRNITFQSLSLDEYSQMLREFQVPEDHIWLANYLFEQVLDGRNSNITSDIEKVLGRKAKDFTAYAKETAQTGIWNS